In Isoptericola variabilis 225, the genomic window GTCCCCTGCTCGACCTCCTCAGCGGCGTGGGTGTCGCGGGTGGCGTCGTCCACCGTGACGTGGCCACCCGCGCGGAGCTCGAGCACTACGTGGCCAGGCTGGCGCGCCGCAGCGTGGACGCGTTCCCGGTCGTCTACCTCGCCTTCCACGGTTTTGCCGAGGACGGGCTCGGCTACGTCAGCCTCGGCGGCGAGCACGTGAACCTCGACGAGCTTGCGGACGTCTTCGGGTCCGAGTCCGTCGCCGGACGCGTGATCTACACCGGGTCCTGCAGCACGCTCGACGTCGCGGACGACGCGCTCCGCGACTTCTGCAAGAGGACGGGCGTGCGCGGACTGGTGGGGTACTCCAAGGACGTCGGCTGGGTAGAGTCGGCCGCGTTCGACATCCTGCTGCTCGACGAACTGCTTCGGGCGCACAAGCTCAAGCCGATGATGGCGCGTCTTCGGAAGCAGCACGCCGGGTTCGTCGACGGCCTGGGGCTGACCATCGCTACCGACCGGTGGGTCGAGCGGGGGCTCGGATCGGCGGCCGCGAAATGAGCTGGTTCAGCGACCGTACGGAACCAGTTCGGCCCCGGTGCCCGGAGTGCGGAGAAGCCAACCCACGACAGATCATTGCCGGCATGCCCCCGAGGCAGGTCATGAACTCCGACGACTACGTCATCCTCGGCTGCGTGATCGGGCCCGGAAGGGTCATGGAGTGGCAGTGCCGCGAGTGCGGGACCGAGTACTCGGTGACCGCTCAGTCGGGCTTCGTCGCCTTCGCCACTGGGGTGAACCGGCCGCTCGCGGTGTCGGGCCGGCCCGACCTTCGCATCGCGTCGCCAGCGGGCGCCGCCTTCTCGCTCACCGTCGTCCCGGACGTCGCTGACGGCACGCCGACTGCCGCCGTCGACGTCGAGTTCCTCTCGCCGGACCGACAGGTCCGGTACCTCGGGAGGCCTTTCGCTCCCGCGTCGGCAGACGCGCTCGCCGAGTTCCTGTACCGCTGTGCCGATGACCGGCTCCCGCAGGTGACGCTCCAGCCGGTCATCGACGTGGCGTCAGGGCTGTCCGTCGCCGTGCTGGACGCCGGTGAGCTCGACGTCAACCTCGAGATCTCGCTGCCGGAAGACCCAGAGGACGACGAGGTGGAGCCCGACGGGCTCGACATCGTCGTGCCGCGCTCGTCGCTGGTGACGGCGTCCCAGGCGGCACGACGGTTGTTCCGAGCTCTGGAGCGGCGATGAGTACGCCCTTTCTCGCCGAGTTGCTCGAAGTACCGCCGTACGACCGACTGACCGGCATCCGTCTCTCACGGCCGGAGCCTGCCTACACGGACGCGGGCGGCGCGCTGACACTCGACCTCCTATCCCTGCCGGAGGACCACGAAGCTGACGTCGACGGCTCCCTCGTCGACCGGTTCCTGCCGTACGGGCTCGGAGGGTTTCACGGCAGGGCCGATGACGGAAGCGAGTGGATCGTCATCGCGCAGTACGGTCCGCCGAAGGACCAGGGCTTCGGAGCGGTGCGGTCGACGCAGCCGTGGGGCAGGCGAGAAGCGTCCGCGCCCGAACCCGGCCTTGAGACCCGTTGGTCGCTGGCGCGAGCGTTGAGGCTGGCGGGCGTCCCACGGTTTCCCCGTGCGACTGTCGCGCTTGACCGGCGGAGCCTCGTCGAGCCATTCCCGGATCCCGACGTGGTGGCCGACTGGTCCGTCGACCAGCTCTACCGAGCTCTTCTGGCAGAGCTGTGCGGGATGCCCCTCGACGTGATCGTGCAGCTGACACCCCTCGGTTGCGGCTTCCCGAACGACGCGCACGAGTGTCAGGGCGACGTGACGCGCGACGTGTTCAGCCGGTGGTCAGCTCCGCGTGCGTGACGGCTGAGAAGGGAGTTCCCGGACTCCACGTCCTACAGGCGTCCGGCCGTGGCGACCCGGACGCCGCGGGTGTCGCATTCGTGGATGCCGAGTTCTGCACGGCCTGCCTCGAGCCAGCCGTTCCCGCCGAACCGCAGGCCGTCCGGCCACGGCAGGTCCAATCGACGGATCGGTACCACCCGCCATGCGAGGACGTAGCGCACGTCCGACCC contains:
- a CDS encoding DUF6642 family protein: MTRSQIFCLEGDWETRLESKLSVRPLLDLLSGVGVAGGVVHRDVATRAELEHYVARLARRSVDAFPVVYLAFHGFAEDGLGYVSLGGEHVNLDELADVFGSESVAGRVIYTGSCSTLDVADDALRDFCKRTGVRGLVGYSKDVGWVESAAFDILLLDELLRAHKLKPMMARLRKQHAGFVDGLGLTIATDRWVERGLGSAAAK